The proteins below come from a single Onychomys torridus chromosome 18, mOncTor1.1, whole genome shotgun sequence genomic window:
- the Slc39a7 gene encoding zinc transporter SLC39A7 has translation MALRAPPWAAVGLLTWAAVGLLVAGHGGHGDPHRDVEEDFHRGHSHAHGHGHTHESIWHGHAHSHDRELPHEDLHHGHSHGHSHESLHHRGHGHAHEHSHGASREAGAPGIKHRLDTVTLWAYALGATVLISAAPFLVLCLIPVESNSPRHRSLLQVLLSFASGGLLGDAFLHLIPHALEPHSPHTVEQPGHGHSHSGQGPIISVGLWVLSGIVAFLVVEKFVRHVKGGHGHSHSHGHGDGHAHGSRGHGRQECPSKEKPSSEEEEKEAGALRKRRGGSTGPRDGPVKPQNPEEEEKAGSDLRVSGYLNLAADLAHNFTDGLAIGASFRGGRGLGILTTMTVLLHEVPHEVGDFAILVQSGCSKKQAMRLQLLTAVGALAGTACALLTEGGAVGSEVAGGAGPGWVLPFTAGGFIYVATVSVLPELLREASPLQSLLEVLGLLGGVVMMVLIAHLE, from the exons ATGGCCCTGCGGGCCCCCCCCTGGGCGGCTGTGGGGCTGCTGACCTGGGCGGCTGTGGGGCTGCTGGTGGCCGGACACGGGGGCCACGGTGACCCGCACAGAGACGTGGAAGAGGACTTCCACCGTGGACACAGCCATGCCCACGGCCATGGCCACACTCATGAGAGCATCTGGCATGGGCATGCCCACAGCCACGACCGTGAACTTCCCCACGAGGATTTGCACCATGGCCATAGCCACGGCCACTCCCATGAGAGCCTCCACCACAGAGGACACGGACATGCCCATGAACATAGCCATGGAGCCTCCAGGGAGGCCGGGGCTCCAGGCATCAAGCACCGCCTGGACACTGTCACCCTTTGGGCCTAT GCCCTGGGGGCCACAGTGCTGATCTCTGCGGCTCCGTTCTTGGTGCTGTGCCTCATCCCAGTGGAGTCAAACTCACCCAGGCATCGCTCTCTGCTCCAGGTCTTGCTCAGTTTTGCCTCTGGGGGGCTCCTGGGTGATGCCTTCCTGCACCTTATCCCTCATGCTCTGG AACCTCATTCTCCCCACACTGTGGAGCAGCCTGGACATGGACACTCGCACAGTG GCCAGGGCCCCATTATCTCTGTGGGGCTGTGGGTGCTCAGTGGCATCGTCGCCTTCCTTGTGGTGGAGAAGTTTGTGAGGCACGTGAAAGGGGGACACGGACACAGCCACAGCCATGGACACGGAGACGGTCACGCACACGGGAGCCGCGGACACGGGAGACAGG AGTGTCCTTCAAAGGAAAAGCCCAGctctgaggaagaggaaaaggaagcgGGGGCTTTgcggaaaaggagaggaggaagcacGGGGCCCAGAGACGGGCCAGTGAAGCCTCAGAaccctgaggaagaagaaaaagcaggttCAG ACCTGCGTGTGTCCGGGTACCTCAATCTGGCTGCTGACTTGGCACACAACTTCACGGATGGTTTGGCCATCGGTGCCTCCTTTCGTGGGGGCCGAGGGCTAGGGATCCTGACCACAATGACAGTCCTGCTACATGAAGTGCCTCATGAGGTCGGGGACTTTGCCATCTTGGTCCAGTCTGGCTGCAGCAAAAAACAG GCGATGCGTCTGCAACTCCTGACCGCAGTAGGAGCACTGGCAGGCACAGCATGTGCCCTTCTCACCGAAGGAGGGGCAGTGGGCAGTGAAGTGGCGGGCGGTGCAGGCCCTGGCTGGGTTCTGCCGTTCACCGCAGGTGGTTTTATCTATGTAGCAACAGTGTCCGTGTTGCCTGAGCTGTTGAGAGAGGCATCCCCATTACAGTCACTTTTGGAGGTGCTGGGGCTGCTGGGGGGAGTTGTCATGATGGTCCTGATTGCCCACCTTGAGTGA